A portion of the Edaphobacter lichenicola genome contains these proteins:
- a CDS encoding UDP-N-acetylmuramoyl-tripeptide--D-alanyl-D-alanine ligase, producing MNLTLGQIADWIHADGEFDTSAEAVGYAIDSRTIGAGELFFAVRGERLDGHEYVQTALANGAVAAVVSNRWIVPAEVDEARLLLVADAEDCVLKALQQLAHAVRREWGGRVIGVTGSAGKTTTKEAVAQVLGAKFNVLKSAGNLNNGFGLPLQLLKLEPEHEVAVIEMGMNHAGEIAALARIAEPDWGLVSNVGPVHLEFFADGIAGIARAKFELIQALPSDGVAVLNFDDAYVASFGRGLGGRAVFYGMGEGAGVRAVHVAEVGAEGVVFTVEANGERASVRLKMLGRHNVPNALAAIAVGLRSGISLEDCAAAVSEMRAGDKRGEVLEWRGAMLINDCYNSNPTALNAMVEALMAMPGERHVVVAGEMLELGPDAQALHAACGLRMKERGVDLILGVRGAAEAMVDAAKTAGADASFVASSEEAGEWMVANVRAGDVVLLKASRGVRLEKALTVITKAPVT from the coding sequence TTGAACCTGACACTGGGGCAGATTGCAGATTGGATTCATGCGGATGGGGAGTTCGATACGTCGGCGGAGGCGGTTGGATATGCGATCGACTCGCGGACGATTGGCGCAGGAGAGCTGTTTTTTGCTGTGCGTGGAGAAAGGCTGGACGGGCACGAGTATGTTCAGACTGCGCTTGCGAATGGAGCGGTTGCGGCGGTTGTGAGTAACCGGTGGATCGTCCCGGCAGAGGTGGATGAAGCTCGATTGCTGCTTGTCGCAGACGCTGAGGACTGCGTGCTGAAGGCACTGCAGCAGCTTGCCCATGCTGTGCGACGAGAGTGGGGTGGCCGCGTGATCGGCGTGACTGGATCGGCAGGCAAGACGACCACGAAGGAGGCGGTGGCTCAGGTTTTGGGAGCGAAGTTCAATGTGTTGAAGTCGGCGGGGAACTTGAATAATGGGTTCGGCCTGCCGTTACAGCTGTTGAAGCTGGAGCCTGAACATGAAGTTGCCGTGATTGAGATGGGCATGAACCATGCGGGGGAGATTGCTGCATTAGCCAGAATTGCAGAGCCGGACTGGGGACTCGTTTCGAATGTCGGGCCGGTGCACCTTGAGTTTTTTGCAGATGGGATCGCCGGGATTGCACGGGCGAAGTTTGAATTGATACAAGCGCTGCCGTCGGATGGGGTGGCAGTGTTGAACTTCGACGATGCGTATGTCGCTTCGTTCGGGCGAGGGCTTGGCGGGCGCGCAGTTTTCTACGGGATGGGTGAGGGAGCTGGCGTGAGAGCAGTTCATGTGGCGGAGGTGGGTGCTGAGGGCGTGGTCTTTACCGTGGAGGCGAACGGCGAGCGTGCGAGCGTGCGTCTGAAGATGCTGGGAAGGCATAACGTTCCGAATGCGCTGGCGGCCATTGCCGTGGGTCTGCGGAGCGGAATCTCTTTGGAGGACTGTGCGGCCGCAGTGAGTGAGATGCGAGCGGGAGATAAGCGCGGCGAGGTGCTGGAGTGGCGCGGAGCAATGTTGATTAACGACTGCTACAACTCGAATCCGACAGCGCTGAATGCCATGGTGGAGGCGCTGATGGCGATGCCGGGGGAGCGGCACGTGGTGGTCGCGGGGGAGATGCTGGAACTCGGGCCGGATGCGCAGGCGTTGCACGCTGCTTGCGGGTTGAGGATGAAAGAGCGAGGCGTGGATCTTATTTTGGGTGTTCGCGGAGCCGCTGAGGCGATGGTGGATGCCGCCAAAACGGCTGGCGCTGATGCGTCGTTTGTCGCTAGTTCTGAAGAGGCGGGAGAGTGGATGGTTGCGAATGTGCGCGCGGGAGACGTAGTGTTATTGAAAGCTTCCCGAGGTGTACGCCTGGAAAAAGCACTAACAGTCATTACGAAAGCACCAGTAACGTGA
- a CDS encoding UDP-N-acetylmuramoyl-L-alanyl-D-glutamate--2,6-diaminopimelate ligase: MNWEMVCERLNATDRWCASVDVAGVEYDSRRVGRGDVFVAMRGEATDGNRYIDAAVAQGAAAVVTDSREAYESLRRTHGGVGAALVERGRRALAEVSSAVMDHPERGLALSAVTGTNGKTTTAFLLETMLRSVGRTCVLIGTIETHVGNEVRVSQHTTPESRDILSLFADGVKAGATEAVMEMSSHALEQERVWGIPVDVAMFTNLTQDHLDYHGTMERYFAAKARLFEGVGAPPPRVAVVNLDDEYGGAIERAAAGCGEVWTYGLGNHFGWVPQFRAEDVVLGAGETSFDWKTPRGTVEMRSSLTGRVNVYNLLAASCAALARGLSLEQIAMAAEELVPVPGRFETVSNGLGITVVVDYAHTDDALRNLIALARELVGSGKVITLFGCGGDRDRTKRPRMGRAAGEGSDLVILTSDNPRSEEPMVIIEEALAGVRETGTTCIVEEDRAGAIEIAIRAARVGDIVLLAGKGHEKVQILKDGTVPFDDVAVAARVLKEIA, translated from the coding sequence ATGAATTGGGAGATGGTGTGTGAGAGGTTGAACGCCACGGACCGTTGGTGCGCGTCGGTTGATGTTGCCGGGGTCGAGTATGATTCGCGGCGAGTGGGGCGAGGCGATGTCTTTGTCGCGATGCGGGGTGAGGCGACGGATGGAAATCGGTATATCGATGCTGCTGTCGCTCAGGGCGCGGCGGCTGTCGTAACGGATTCGAGGGAAGCGTATGAGAGTTTGCGCCGAACGCATGGCGGTGTAGGCGCAGCTTTGGTCGAGCGCGGGCGGCGAGCGCTGGCGGAGGTTAGCTCGGCTGTGATGGACCATCCGGAGCGTGGGCTTGCGTTGAGTGCGGTGACGGGAACGAACGGCAAGACGACGACCGCGTTTTTGCTTGAGACGATGTTGCGAAGCGTTGGGCGAACGTGCGTGCTGATTGGGACGATTGAGACGCATGTAGGGAACGAAGTGCGAGTGTCGCAGCATACGACTCCGGAGTCGCGCGATATTCTTTCGCTCTTTGCCGATGGCGTGAAGGCAGGTGCGACCGAAGCGGTGATGGAGATGTCGTCGCACGCTCTGGAGCAGGAGAGAGTGTGGGGAATTCCAGTGGATGTGGCGATGTTTACGAATCTCACGCAGGACCATCTGGACTATCACGGAACGATGGAAAGATATTTTGCGGCGAAGGCGAGATTATTTGAAGGGGTTGGAGCGCCGCCGCCGAGGGTTGCAGTAGTGAATCTTGATGATGAATACGGAGGTGCGATTGAGAGAGCGGCTGCTGGATGCGGCGAAGTCTGGACTTACGGGTTGGGGAACCATTTCGGTTGGGTGCCGCAGTTTCGAGCGGAAGATGTAGTGTTGGGAGCGGGTGAGACGAGCTTCGATTGGAAGACGCCCAGGGGAACGGTGGAGATGAGGTCGTCGCTGACTGGCCGAGTGAATGTGTATAACTTGCTCGCAGCGTCGTGTGCGGCGCTGGCCCGGGGTCTTAGCCTGGAGCAGATTGCGATGGCAGCCGAAGAGCTGGTGCCCGTGCCAGGGCGGTTTGAAACGGTATCAAATGGGTTGGGAATTACGGTAGTGGTGGACTATGCGCATACGGATGATGCTTTGAGGAATCTGATTGCGTTGGCGCGGGAGTTGGTGGGGAGCGGCAAGGTGATTACGCTATTTGGATGTGGCGGAGATCGGGATAGGACGAAGCGTCCGCGCATGGGGCGGGCTGCGGGTGAGGGAAGCGATCTAGTGATATTGACCAGCGACAATCCTCGCAGCGAGGAGCCGATGGTGATTATTGAAGAGGCTCTGGCGGGAGTGAGGGAGACGGGTACGACTTGCATAGTGGAGGAAGATCGAGCAGGGGCGATTGAGATTGCAATTCGCGCTGCGCGAGTTGGAGATATTGTTTTACTTGCCGGAAAAGGGCATGAGAAGGTGCAGATCTTGAAGGATGGCACCGTGCCGTTTGATGATGTTGCTGTCGCTGCGAGAGTTCTCAAGGAGATTGCTTGA